Below is a genomic region from Mesorhizobium sp. NZP2298.
GGCGCGCTGCCGCTGCGATCCTGGCATTGTCGTCGGCCGAGCAGCCGGTCGTGCCGATGACATGGACGATGCGCGCCTGCGCCGCGTAGCCGGCGAATTCGACTGATGAGGCTGGCGTGGTGAAATCGAGCACGCCGTCGGCCTTGGCGAAGACCGGCAGCGGATCGTCGCTGATCGGTACATTGATAATGCCGATGCCCGCCAGTTCGCCGGCATCCTTGCCCAGGTAGGGCGAATCCGCGCGCTCGACAGCGCCGATGACGCGAGCGCCCGGAATGGTATGGATGGCGCGGATCAGCGTCTGGCCCATGCGGCCGGCTGCGCCCACCACCACCAGGCCCATATCGCCTGCTTCGCTCATGTGCTCCTCACAGCAGTCTTCTTCGCACGCGTGGCTCGGACCGGAGTTTGGATCGGCTTGCTGTCATCGACAAGCCCCAGCCCCTTCTTGCCCTGGATGCGGTGGAAGCGGGAATAGATGCTGTCCGGGTCGGCCATCAGCGTCGCATGGGTGCCTTCCTCGACCAACCGTCCCTCTTCCAGCACGATGATGTGGTCAGCATTGACCACCGTCGACAGCCGATGCGCTATGACGATGGTCGTGCGGCCTTCCATGACATGGGTCAGCGCTTCCTGGACGCGCGCCTCCGCCTCGTTGTCGAGTGCCGATGTCGCCTCGTCGAGCAGCAGGATCGGTGCCTGGCGCACGATGGCGCGGGCGATCGAGACGCGCTGGCGCTGGCCGCCTGAAAGGGTCGAGCCGCCTTCGCCGACCGGCGTATCGTAACCTTGCGGCTGCTGGCGGATGAACTCGTCGGCTGCCGCCTGTTTCGCCGCCTGCTCGATCTCGGCGTCCGTGGCCGACAGGCGGCCATAGCGGATGTTGTCGCGGATCGTGCCCTCGAACAGATAGGGCGCCTGCGCCACATAGGCGATCGACTGCCGCAGCGAATGCTTGGTCACCTTCGAGATGTCCTGGCCATCGACCTCGATGCTGCCCTGGTCGACGTCGTAGAAGCGCTGCAAGAGCGCCACCAGCGTCGACTTGCCGGAGCCCGACGCACCGACGATGGCCGTGACCTTGCCGGCCGCGGCGGTAAAGCTCAGGTCCCTCAGCACCGGCATGTCGGCGTTGTAGCCGAACGTCACATTGTCGAAGCGCACTTCGCCGGTGGTGATCCTGGCCTCGACAGCGTCGGGCGCATCGCCCTGTTTCGGCTCCAGGTCGAGCAACTCGTAGATCATGCGCGCATTGACCAGCGCCCGCTCCATCCCGACCTGCGTGCGCGCCAGGCGTCTTGCCGGGTCGTAGGCCATGATCAGAGCGGTGATAAAGGAAAACACCGCACCCGGCGGTTGCCCAAGCACCAACGCCCGGTAGCCGGAATAGGCAAGCACGGAGGTAATGGCGAGACCGCCCAGAATCTCGGAAATTGGCGACAGCCGCTCCGAGACGCGGGCAATCTTGTTGTTACGCTGCTCGGCCGTGTCGGCCATGATGCCTATGCGGCGCGCCAGCTCGGCCTCCAAGGTGAAGGCCTTGACGATGGCGATGCCTTGCGTGGCCTCCTGCACGGACCCGTTCAGCCTAGAATTGATCAACACGGATTCCCGGTTGATACGCCGCAGTCGGCGGGTGATGTAGACGACGGCCCAGATCAGCGGAGGCCCGATCAGCAGCGAGCTGAGCGACAACACCGGATCCTGGTAGATCATGACGCCGACGAGAGCGACCAGCGTGACCGCGTCGCGGCTGATGGAGGTCAGTGTCAGCGACAGCAGGTCGCGAACGCCGCCGACATTCTCGCTGACCTGTGCCGCCAGCCGACCGGAACGCGTATCGTTGAAGAAGTTGACGCCAAGCTTCATCAGATGGTCGAAGGCGCGCTTCTGGTAGCGCGCGACCAGATTGTTGCCGATCTTGGCCAACGCGACTGCCTGGCCGTAACCGGCGAAGCCGCGCAGCAGGGAGGCTCCCATGAAACCGGCGCAGATCCAGACGAGCATATCGCCGCGCCGTTCGTAGAAGATCTGGTTGATCATCGGGGCCATGATCCACGCCGTGAAGGCAGTGGTGCCGGAAACAATCAGCAAGCAGCTGACGGCAACGACATAGGTCCAACGATACTCGTTGCCGTTTTCAGCGAGGATGCGGCGGAGCACCGCCGTGACCTCGCCGGGCCGGACTTTTTGTTTGGGAGCTTGAAGTGTCAAATCAGGAGCGCTTTGTGGTTTTCCGCCTCGTAGGATCGGGCTGCGAATTCGGCATCCCTCTTAACGTCATGAGGCCGGCTTGCCTATGCCCGCGGCTGATTAACTTCGTCGCGGGGTCCGAGCGCTTCGCGCTGGCTTTCAGGCCTGCCAGCGGCGGCCCGCCGTCTGGACGCCGAACAGGGAGGGGTTTCGGGCATAGGCGGCAAGGCCCAGAAGTGCCGCCAGCGGATGGGTGATGACATAGACGGGCATGGTGCGCATCAGCGCGCTGTGCGGCGCCTTGTCCTCGAAGGCGGCGCGGAAATTGCCTTCCTTCAGCGCCGGCACGATCTTTTGCGCGATGCCGCCGGTCAAAAACACGCCGCCACGGCTCATGAACACCAAGGCAAGATCACCCGCCGTGCGCCCGAGGCAGGTGACGAAGGTCTCCAGCGCTTCCTGCGCCACCGGATCGGTCTTGGCCAGTGCGGCACCGGTGATCTCCGCCGGCGTGGTAAAGGGCGACGGTTTGCCGTCCGCCGTGGCCACCGCCCTGTAGACGTTGACCAGGCCGCGCCCGCACAGGATCTGCTCGCCGGAAATGCGGCCCTCGAGCTTCTCTATATGCGGAAAAACCTCGAAATCGCGCGGCGTGCGCGGGCCGATGTCCATGTGGCCGCCTTCGCCGGGCACCGGTATCCAGTGGCGCAGCGCGTAGACCAGCCCAGCGACGCCGAGCCCGGTTCCCGGGCCGAGCACGACGCGACCGGCATTGGGCTCCGGCGCGCCACCGCCGATCTTCTCCATATGCTCTTCGCCCAGCGCCACGACTGCCAGCGCCTGCGCCTCGAAATCATTGAGCACGACGATGTCGCTCAGGCCAAGACTGGCGAACATCTGCCTCGGCCTGACGACCCATGGGCAGTTGGTGAGCTCGATCTCGTCGCCATCGACCGGACCAGCCACCGCCAGGACCGCCGAATTCGGGCGGACCGACGAGCGGTCGAGAACGGCCGCCTGGATCGCCTCGTCGATGGTGTTGTAGTTGGCGGTCTGCACGATGGCCGGCTCGCCGGCCTCGGAATTGGCGTCGAGCACGATCGAGAAGCGCGCATTGGTGCCGCCAATGTCGCCGATCAGGATCGGGAACCGCAACGACGTGTCGGTATCGCTTACGCTTGGCATGCTCTGGTCCGTCCCCGGCGCCTCTGACGGCGTTTCGCCGTTCTTCCGTTGACTAGCGTATGAGTTTGAAAAGGGAAACGGTTTTCGAACCCGGCAACTCGCGCAGTGCGGTTCTGAGGCCAAACGGCCACTATTTCGCGTAAAACGGCCCGCTAAACCGATTGAGCCGATCGATGGCGCAGCGGCGATCACTTCATGGGCGGCCGTGGCCGAGGAACGGGCGCGCCCATTCTGGGCGTCGCCGCGAAAGCATTTGCCGCGCTTGGCAAATCGCCACTGGCCGTGCTGGCAGGCTGCGACGGCGCTTCCGGTTCGGGCGCGGCGACCGCGACCGGCATGGCGCCACCGTGATAGGTCGCCGCCTCGGCCGAGGCCGGACCGGGCGCGTCGAGCACGGCGCGGCATTCCTTGGGCAGGTTGGCCATCGTCATCACGTCGCGTGCCTTTGGCGCGTCCGGGTTCTTGTTGGGACGCCACGGTTCTTCCGTGAACCACCAGGCCAGCGGCTTGCCGCAGCCGTCATCGTCCGGCGTCGCGTCCTGCGCCTTGCAGTTGGGCGAGCCCGGCTGGCAGCCGATGCGCATGTGGAAATGATAGTCGTGGCCCCAGAACGGCCTGATCTTGCGCAGCCAGGTGCGGTCGCCCTTGACGGTGTCGCAAAGCTTTTTCTTGATGCCC
It encodes:
- a CDS encoding ABC transporter ATP-binding protein; this translates as MTLQAPKQKVRPGEVTAVLRRILAENGNEYRWTYVVAVSCLLIVSGTTAFTAWIMAPMINQIFYERRGDMLVWICAGFMGASLLRGFAGYGQAVALAKIGNNLVARYQKRAFDHLMKLGVNFFNDTRSGRLAAQVSENVGGVRDLLSLTLTSISRDAVTLVALVGVMIYQDPVLSLSSLLIGPPLIWAVVYITRRLRRINRESVLINSRLNGSVQEATQGIAIVKAFTLEAELARRIGIMADTAEQRNNKIARVSERLSPISEILGGLAITSVLAYSGYRALVLGQPPGAVFSFITALIMAYDPARRLARTQVGMERALVNARMIYELLDLEPKQGDAPDAVEARITTGEVRFDNVTFGYNADMPVLRDLSFTAAAGKVTAIVGASGSGKSTLVALLQRFYDVDQGSIEVDGQDISKVTKHSLRQSIAYVAQAPYLFEGTIRDNIRYGRLSATDAEIEQAAKQAAADEFIRQQPQGYDTPVGEGGSTLSGGQRQRVSIARAIVRQAPILLLDEATSALDNEAEARVQEALTHVMEGRTTIVIAHRLSTVVNADHIIVLEEGRLVEEGTHATLMADPDSIYSRFHRIQGKKGLGLVDDSKPIQTPVRATRAKKTAVRST
- a CDS encoding glucokinase, whose protein sequence is MPSVSDTDTSLRFPILIGDIGGTNARFSIVLDANSEAGEPAIVQTANYNTIDEAIQAAVLDRSSVRPNSAVLAVAGPVDGDEIELTNCPWVVRPRQMFASLGLSDIVVLNDFEAQALAVVALGEEHMEKIGGGAPEPNAGRVVLGPGTGLGVAGLVYALRHWIPVPGEGGHMDIGPRTPRDFEVFPHIEKLEGRISGEQILCGRGLVNVYRAVATADGKPSPFTTPAEITGAALAKTDPVAQEALETFVTCLGRTAGDLALVFMSRGGVFLTGGIAQKIVPALKEGNFRAAFEDKAPHSALMRTMPVYVITHPLAALLGLAAYARNPSLFGVQTAGRRWQA